In Amycolatopsis solani, a single window of DNA contains:
- a CDS encoding tyrosine-type recombinase/integrase, producing the protein MRYKIHMRLSEAQQAFFAARRPRKDSPHTTDAYRRDLAGITTLLVSELGRPAEDLEVAELTGPALRTAFGAFADDHAKSSVLRAWSTWNQFLTFCVADGLLPGNPMGAVARPRTPALTPKPLRGEETPEQLLSAAAAGSRRARDPWPERDVLVIALGLVAGLRAAEMRALTSRSLVGRAGELRLHVKGKGSRERSIPVQPVLAELIERYRESCRVRFPHARFSPGSPLLLDRAGEAIGRGALEYLVKSCYRGAGLHDRVPAGANLHALRHTFATRLAEDGATASEIMALLGHASLATSQNYIEATGREQRAAAASNRTYRALDGLG; encoded by the coding sequence GTGCGGTACAAGATCCACATGAGGCTTTCCGAGGCACAGCAAGCCTTCTTCGCCGCCCGCCGGCCGCGCAAGGACTCGCCGCACACCACCGACGCCTACCGGCGGGACCTCGCCGGGATCACCACTCTCCTGGTTTCGGAGCTGGGCCGCCCTGCCGAGGACCTGGAGGTCGCCGAGCTGACCGGACCGGCGCTGCGGACGGCGTTCGGGGCGTTCGCGGACGACCACGCGAAGAGCTCGGTGCTGCGGGCGTGGTCGACGTGGAACCAGTTCCTGACTTTCTGCGTGGCCGACGGCCTGTTGCCGGGCAACCCGATGGGCGCGGTGGCGCGGCCGCGGACGCCGGCGTTGACGCCGAAGCCGTTGCGGGGCGAGGAAACCCCGGAGCAGCTGCTGTCGGCGGCGGCTGCGGGTTCGCGGCGCGCGCGTGACCCGTGGCCGGAGCGGGACGTGCTGGTGATCGCGCTGGGGCTGGTGGCGGGATTGCGGGCGGCGGAGATGCGGGCGCTGACGTCGCGGTCGCTGGTGGGGCGCGCGGGTGAGCTGCGGTTGCACGTGAAGGGGAAGGGCAGCCGGGAGCGGTCGATCCCGGTGCAGCCGGTGCTGGCGGAGCTGATCGAGCGGTACCGGGAGTCGTGCCGGGTGCGGTTCCCGCACGCGCGGTTCTCCCCTGGTTCGCCGTTGCTGCTGGATCGGGCGGGTGAGGCGATCGGGCGGGGTGCGCTGGAGTACCTGGTGAAGTCGTGTTACCGGGGTGCAGGGTTGCACGACCGGGTGCCGGCGGGGGCGAACTTGCACGCGTTGCGGCACACGTTCGCGACGCGGCTGGCGGAGGACGGGGCGACGGCGTCGGAGATCATGGCGTTGCTGGGGCACGCGAGTTTGGCGACGAGTCAGAACTACATCGAGGCGACGGGTCGTGAGCAGCGGGCGGCGGCGGCGAGCAACCGGACGTACCGGGCGTTGGACGGGCTGGGGTGA
- a CDS encoding SRPBCC family protein: MDILHRIGIEKATPETVYEALTTLDGLSAWWTEKTVGDTEPGGVIAFRFIPGGFDMKVVELEPGRLVRWEVVDGPPEWIGTTIRWELAQRSDYTIVLFKHEGWREAGEFMHHCSTKWAIYLMSLKQLVETGEGAPAPRDVTISDWH; the protein is encoded by the coding sequence ATGGACATCCTGCACCGCATCGGCATCGAAAAGGCCACACCGGAAACCGTGTACGAAGCCCTCACCACCCTCGACGGCCTCTCCGCCTGGTGGACCGAAAAGACCGTGGGGGACACCGAACCCGGCGGCGTCATCGCCTTCCGCTTCATCCCGGGCGGCTTCGACATGAAGGTCGTCGAACTCGAGCCGGGCCGGCTCGTCCGCTGGGAAGTCGTCGACGGACCGCCGGAGTGGATCGGCACGACGATCCGCTGGGAGCTCGCACAGCGCAGCGACTACACGATCGTCCTGTTCAAGCACGAAGGCTGGCGCGAGGCGGGCGAGTTCATGCACCACTGCAGCACGAAGTGGGCGATCTACCTGATGAGCCTCAAGCAGCTCGTGGAGACCGGGGAGGGCGCCCCGGCGCCGCGGGACGTGACGATCAGCGACTGGCACTGA
- a CDS encoding ArsR/SmtB family transcription factor: MTTAVDDDLWSAVGDPTRRRMLDLLLAEGRGTATSLSEHLPVTRQAVAKHLAILDRVGLVHAQAEGREKQFRVDETQLARAVAQLTDVGTAWDARLRRIKHIAETIERNR; encoded by the coding sequence GTGACCACCGCCGTGGACGACGACCTCTGGTCGGCCGTCGGCGACCCCACCCGCCGCCGCATGCTCGACCTGCTGCTCGCCGAAGGCCGGGGGACCGCCACCAGCCTCAGCGAACACCTCCCGGTGACCCGCCAAGCCGTCGCCAAGCACCTCGCCATCCTCGACCGCGTCGGCCTCGTCCACGCGCAGGCCGAAGGGCGCGAAAAGCAGTTCCGCGTCGACGAAACCCAGCTCGCCCGCGCCGTCGCCCAGCTCACCGACGTCGGCACCGCCTGGGACGCCCGGCTCCGCCGCATCAAGCACATCGCCGAAACCATCGAAAGGAACCGGTGA
- a CDS encoding SRPBCC domain-containing protein, with the protein MDHGTLEREIHIDATPDTVFDVVSNPEHVREWWPDEADYPAEPGGEGHITFGDSQVRFTVVDAVPPKLFSFRWTHAAGETAGPGNSFLVVFELEPAGTGTRLRMTETGFRERGWDEAKIAAEYADHESGWDHFLPRIPAVTAKVGATS; encoded by the coding sequence ATGGACCACGGAACCCTCGAACGCGAAATCCACATCGACGCCACCCCCGACACCGTCTTCGACGTCGTCAGCAACCCCGAACACGTCCGCGAATGGTGGCCCGACGAAGCCGACTACCCCGCCGAACCCGGGGGAGAAGGACACATCACCTTCGGCGACAGCCAAGTCCGCTTCACCGTCGTCGACGCCGTCCCGCCGAAGCTCTTCTCCTTCCGCTGGACCCACGCGGCAGGGGAGACCGCCGGACCCGGGAACTCCTTCCTCGTCGTCTTCGAACTCGAACCAGCCGGCACCGGCACCCGCCTGCGCATGACCGAAACCGGCTTCCGCGAACGCGGCTGGGACGAAGCCAAGATCGCCGCCGAATACGCCGACCACGAAAGCGGCTGGGACCACTTCCTGCCCCGCATCCCCGCCGTCACCGCCAAGGTGGGAGCCACCTCGTGA
- a CDS encoding SDR family NAD(P)-dependent oxidoreductase has protein sequence MTTPQHKIGSGFGATSTAAEVLHGIDLTGKLALVTGGYSGIGLETTRALTAAGARVLVPARRPAAAETALGGSAEVGELDLGDLDSVHAFTDRFLATGRRLDLVIDSAGVMACPETRVGPGWEAQFATNHLGHFALVNRLWPAIADGARVVSVSSRGHHLSPIRWADPHFATGYDKWLAYGQAKTANVLFAVNLDRLGRDRGVRAFALHPGSILTHLARHIPQEERVAQGWVDENGVPSGYFKTPEAGAATQVWAATSPQLDGLGGVYLEDCDIAERAPDGDGATDVGLRAGVRDYAIDPAEAARLWTLSAELTGVDLTSR, from the coding sequence ATGACCACCCCGCAGCACAAAATCGGCTCCGGCTTCGGCGCCACCAGCACCGCCGCCGAAGTCCTCCACGGCATCGACCTCACCGGCAAACTCGCCCTCGTCACCGGCGGCTACTCCGGCATCGGCCTCGAAACCACGCGCGCCCTCACCGCCGCCGGCGCTCGCGTGCTCGTTCCCGCCCGGCGCCCCGCGGCCGCCGAAACCGCCCTCGGCGGGAGCGCCGAAGTCGGCGAACTCGACCTCGGCGACCTCGACAGCGTCCACGCCTTCACCGACCGCTTCCTCGCCACCGGCCGCCGCCTCGACCTCGTCATCGACAGCGCCGGCGTCATGGCCTGCCCCGAAACCCGCGTCGGCCCCGGCTGGGAAGCCCAGTTCGCGACCAACCACCTCGGCCACTTCGCCCTCGTCAACCGGCTCTGGCCGGCCATCGCCGACGGCGCCCGCGTCGTCTCCGTCTCCTCCCGCGGCCACCACCTCTCACCCATCCGCTGGGCCGACCCCCACTTCGCAACCGGCTACGACAAGTGGCTCGCCTACGGTCAGGCCAAGACCGCCAACGTCCTGTTCGCCGTAAACCTCGACCGGCTCGGCCGCGACCGCGGCGTACGCGCCTTCGCCCTGCACCCCGGTTCCATCCTGACCCACCTCGCCCGCCACATCCCGCAGGAAGAACGCGTCGCCCAAGGCTGGGTCGACGAAAACGGCGTCCCCAGCGGCTACTTCAAAACCCCCGAAGCCGGTGCCGCCACCCAGGTCTGGGCCGCCACCTCACCCCAGCTCGACGGCCTCGGCGGCGTCTACCTCGAAGACTGCGACATCGCCGAACGCGCACCCGACGGCGACGGCGCCACCGACGTCGGGCTCCGCGCCGGCGTCCGCGACTACGCGATCGACCCCGCCGAAGCCGCCCGCCTGTGGACCCTCTCGGCCGAACTCACCGGCGTCGACCTCACTTCCCGGTGA
- a CDS encoding TetR/AcrR family transcriptional regulator — protein sequence MPYRRTAKVQERLDAQRETIVAAATEQLAEHGYSGCSVAAVAERAGVAVGSVYRHFPTKADLVVHVFRQVVTREVDAVRAASARPGAPAERVLAVFETFAQRALKAPRQAYALLAEPVDALIDAERLEFRRAFTEVVAEHVAAGVKEGALPPQDGRLTAAALVGAAAEVLIGPLTSGNAGDVAELRTFVVRALGGSDARHA from the coding sequence GTGCCCTACCGCCGCACCGCGAAGGTGCAGGAACGCCTGGACGCCCAGCGCGAGACGATCGTCGCCGCGGCGACCGAACAGCTGGCCGAGCACGGGTACAGCGGCTGCTCCGTCGCCGCGGTCGCCGAGCGGGCCGGGGTCGCCGTTGGCAGCGTCTATCGGCACTTCCCCACCAAGGCCGATCTCGTCGTGCACGTGTTCCGGCAGGTCGTGACGCGGGAGGTCGACGCCGTGCGGGCCGCGTCCGCGCGGCCGGGTGCGCCCGCCGAGCGGGTCCTGGCCGTGTTCGAGACCTTCGCCCAGCGTGCGCTGAAGGCGCCTCGGCAGGCCTACGCGCTGCTCGCCGAGCCGGTCGACGCGCTGATCGACGCCGAGCGGCTCGAGTTCAGGCGCGCGTTCACCGAGGTGGTCGCCGAGCACGTCGCCGCCGGGGTGAAGGAGGGCGCGCTGCCGCCGCAGGACGGCCGGCTGACCGCCGCCGCGTTGGTCGGGGCCGCCGCCGAAGTCTTGATCGGCCCGTTGACCAGCGGTAACGCCGGTGACGTCGCCGAGCTCCGCACGTTCGTCGTCCGCGCTCTAGGAGGTTCCGATGCCCGCCACGCATGA
- a CDS encoding acyl-CoA dehydrogenase family protein: MPATHEVTNQVPPLAGHDVGADPALLEGLERAGAGWAAGEVHELGRLAGSERVQEWGRLVNENEPVLRTHDRYGNRIDEVEFHPHWHELMNVAVSHGLHGTPWRDGREGAHAARAAKFYVWGQAEFGHSCPISMTYAAIPALRANPELAARYEPLLASTEYDFGLREPSTKRGLIAGMSMTEKQGGSDVRANTTTATPGADGSYTLVGHKWFTSAPMSDMFLTLAQAPGGLSCFLLPRVLPDGSRNPIRLQRLKDKLGNRSNASSEIEYDNAVGWLVGEEGRGVRTIIEMVNNTRLDCTLGSASGMRLGTVRAVHHATHRYAFGKALVDQPLMANVLADLAVESEAATTVAMRLAAAGDRPGDPQEQAFRRLGLAVSKYWVCKRAPVHAAEALECFGGNGYVEESGMPRLYREAPLSSIWEGSGNVAALDALRAMGKQPESVAAFFTEVEQAAGGDARLDDAVDRLRKELTGLDAIEYRARRVVESMALVLQGSLLVRHGHPAVADAFCASRFGGDWGIAFGTLPAGVDTGAIIERAAVR, encoded by the coding sequence ATGCCCGCCACGCATGAGGTCACCAACCAGGTCCCGCCACTGGCCGGCCACGACGTCGGCGCCGACCCGGCGCTGCTCGAAGGGCTCGAGCGGGCGGGCGCGGGCTGGGCCGCGGGCGAGGTGCACGAGCTGGGCCGGCTGGCCGGCAGCGAGCGGGTCCAGGAGTGGGGCCGGCTGGTGAACGAGAACGAGCCGGTGCTGCGCACGCACGACCGCTACGGCAACCGGATCGACGAGGTCGAGTTCCACCCGCACTGGCACGAGCTGATGAACGTCGCGGTGTCGCACGGGCTGCACGGCACGCCGTGGCGTGACGGCCGCGAAGGCGCGCACGCGGCGCGGGCGGCGAAGTTCTACGTGTGGGGTCAGGCCGAGTTCGGGCACAGCTGCCCGATTTCGATGACCTACGCGGCGATCCCGGCGCTGCGGGCCAACCCGGAGCTCGCCGCGCGGTACGAGCCGCTGCTGGCCTCGACCGAGTACGACTTCGGGCTGCGCGAGCCGAGCACCAAGCGCGGCCTGATCGCGGGCATGTCGATGACCGAGAAGCAGGGCGGCTCCGACGTCCGCGCCAACACGACCACGGCGACCCCGGGCGCGGACGGCAGCTACACCCTGGTCGGGCACAAGTGGTTCACCTCCGCGCCGATGTCGGACATGTTCCTGACCCTGGCGCAGGCCCCCGGCGGGCTGTCGTGCTTCCTGCTCCCCCGCGTGCTGCCCGACGGCTCGCGCAACCCTATCCGGCTGCAGCGGCTGAAGGACAAGCTGGGCAACCGGTCGAACGCGTCGTCGGAGATCGAATACGACAACGCCGTCGGCTGGCTGGTCGGCGAAGAGGGCCGCGGGGTCCGCACGATCATCGAGATGGTCAACAACACCCGGCTGGACTGCACGCTGGGCAGCGCGTCCGGGATGCGGCTGGGCACGGTCCGCGCGGTGCACCACGCCACCCACCGGTACGCCTTCGGCAAGGCCCTGGTCGACCAGCCGCTGATGGCGAACGTGCTGGCCGACCTCGCGGTCGAGTCCGAGGCCGCGACGACGGTGGCGATGCGGCTGGCCGCGGCGGGCGACCGGCCGGGCGACCCGCAGGAGCAGGCGTTCCGGCGGCTGGGGCTGGCGGTGTCGAAGTACTGGGTGTGCAAGCGGGCGCCGGTGCACGCGGCCGAGGCCCTCGAATGCTTCGGCGGCAACGGGTACGTCGAGGAGTCGGGCATGCCGCGGCTCTACCGCGAGGCTCCGCTGTCGTCCATCTGGGAGGGTTCGGGCAACGTGGCGGCGCTGGACGCGTTGCGCGCCATGGGCAAGCAGCCCGAGTCGGTGGCGGCGTTCTTCACCGAGGTCGAGCAGGCCGCCGGCGGTGACGCGCGGCTGGACGACGCCGTCGACCGGCTCCGCAAGGAGCTGACCGGCCTCGACGCGATCGAGTACCGGGCGCGGCGGGTGGTCGAGTCGATGGCGCTGGTCCTGCAGGGCTCGCTGCTGGTGCGCCACGGCCACCCGGCGGTCGCGGACGCGTTCTGCGCCTCCCGATTCGGCGGCGACTGGGGCATCGCGTTCGGCACGCTCCCGGCCGGCGTCGACACGGGAGCGATCATCGAGCGCGCCGCCGTGCGCTAA
- a CDS encoding pyridoxamine 5'-phosphate oxidase family protein — MEQHEITEVLNRPYAKELLARDIARLAYVAQDGTPRSVPMAFTWNGSELVMCTAKNMPKLRSLRANPAVALTIDVEAHPPKILLLRGRAELDVVDGIPEEYLQMNGSYEMTPEQRVEWEREVRSLYDGMVRIVVTPTWAKLIDFEETLPSAVEELARQRAARG; from the coding sequence ATGGAGCAGCACGAGATCACCGAGGTACTGAACCGGCCGTACGCCAAGGAGCTGCTGGCGCGCGACATCGCCCGGCTGGCCTACGTCGCCCAGGACGGCACCCCGCGCTCGGTCCCGATGGCGTTCACCTGGAACGGCTCGGAGCTCGTCATGTGCACCGCGAAGAACATGCCCAAGCTGCGGTCCCTGCGGGCCAACCCGGCCGTCGCCCTCACCATCGACGTCGAAGCCCACCCGCCGAAGATCCTGCTGCTGCGCGGCCGCGCCGAACTCGACGTCGTCGACGGCATCCCCGAGGAGTACCTCCAGATGAACGGCAGCTACGAGATGACGCCCGAGCAGCGCGTCGAGTGGGAGCGCGAGGTGCGTTCGCTCTACGACGGCATGGTCCGCATCGTCGTCACCCCGACCTGGGCGAAGCTCATCGACTTCGAGGAGACCCTCCCCAGCGCGGTCGAGGAGCTCGCCCGGCAGCGGGCCGCACGCGGTTAG
- a CDS encoding SWIM zinc finger family protein: protein MTDDRVRGFPAFGAAGRFARSWWGRAWVRAMEDTALDLRQLKKGRRYAAAGLVGSITVSPGRIAAVVDDADGGPYRTQLRLAELSDGDWTRFLDRVASRTGHLAALLDRDMPHDLVEAADDAGVHLLPGIGDLDPECECPGWELPCRHAAALSFQASWLLDADPFVLLLMRGRGEREIRAELESRMAPAAAAVATADRTPGPLPELAAFRPSGAPSIPAAPGVPAEAFALLAANAAAQAGAVLAGEPWPGRRPDAVRLAAQFPAVASRLGTGADFDRAVAAWTFGGRDGLEVLDSAWSPPKPVLAAARAALAGEDPVFERNHCTIGALQLRLDRRGRWHPYRLEGDTWWPSGPPEADPGLFSD, encoded by the coding sequence ATGACCGACGACCGGGTGCGCGGGTTCCCCGCGTTCGGGGCGGCCGGGCGCTTCGCCCGTTCGTGGTGGGGGCGGGCGTGGGTGCGCGCGATGGAGGACACCGCGCTGGATCTCCGGCAGCTGAAGAAGGGCCGCCGGTACGCCGCGGCCGGGCTGGTCGGGTCGATCACGGTGAGCCCGGGCCGGATCGCGGCGGTGGTCGACGACGCCGACGGCGGCCCGTACCGCACCCAGCTGCGGCTGGCGGAGCTGTCGGACGGCGACTGGACGCGGTTCCTCGACCGGGTGGCGTCGCGGACCGGGCACCTGGCGGCGCTGCTGGACCGCGACATGCCGCACGACCTGGTCGAGGCGGCCGACGACGCCGGGGTGCACCTGCTGCCCGGCATCGGCGACCTCGACCCGGAGTGCGAGTGCCCGGGCTGGGAGCTGCCGTGCCGGCACGCGGCGGCGTTGTCGTTCCAGGCGTCGTGGCTGCTGGACGCCGACCCCTTCGTGCTGCTGCTGATGCGGGGGCGGGGTGAGCGGGAGATCCGGGCGGAGCTGGAGAGCCGGATGGCCCCGGCGGCCGCTGCCGTGGCGACCGCGGACCGGACGCCGGGGCCGCTGCCGGAGCTGGCCGCGTTCCGGCCGTCGGGCGCACCGTCGATCCCGGCGGCGCCGGGGGTGCCCGCGGAGGCGTTCGCGCTGCTGGCAGCCAACGCCGCGGCCCAGGCCGGCGCGGTCCTGGCGGGTGAGCCGTGGCCGGGACGACGTCCCGACGCGGTCCGGCTGGCCGCGCAGTTCCCCGCCGTGGCTTCGCGGCTCGGCACGGGCGCGGACTTCGACCGGGCGGTGGCGGCGTGGACGTTCGGCGGCCGCGACGGGCTGGAGGTGCTGGACTCGGCGTGGAGCCCGCCGAAGCCGGTACTGGCGGCGGCGCGGGCCGCACTCGCCGGCGAGGACCCGGTGTTCGAGCGCAACCACTGCACGATCGGCGCGCTCCAGCTGCGGCTGGATCGGCGAGGCCGGTGGCACCCCTACCGCCTCGAAGGGGACACCTGGTGGCCGTCGGGACCCCCGGAGGCGGATCCGGGCCTGTTTTCGGACTGA
- a CDS encoding DEAD/DEAH box helicase, giving the protein MVDGLGELLREPDGFWGTAATAALRLVAAGRLLPGVTAAGYDAWRAGPLEPAEAAWLRDLAAAMPPDDRAPEPLLRAFLDAVADTLPRTPAAAKAAGTRLFAAVAPQRAEPLRDWADELAAGLDSGIRVSLRIEAPGGFGAGRYRAVVQVHSLAEPGQLADAAELWETGRFGPRARIDVVLALRRGAQVWPALSPLLTSAVPGELVLGEDEVTELVAAAAPRLAAAGIDVHWPAELAGSLTARAVVRAGDAPGDLPSFFGGGRALEFDWQLALGGEVLTEAELDALAEARRAVVRLRDRWVLVDPALAAKARERVLKPLTPVDALGAVLTGTTEVEGEVVEVVTEGWLARLRERLSAPPEPEVPPAGLAARLRDYQLRGLQWLATVTGLGLGGCLADDMGLGKTVTLIALHLHRASGPTLVVCPASLLGNWEREIRRFAPGVPVRRFHGSARSLEDLDGFVLTTYGTLRTDPAPLAGVRWGLLVADEAQHVKNHRSGTAKALRLVPAAARVALTGTPVENTLSELWAILDWSAPGLLGSLPEFRERWAKPIEAGDPAAAERLSRLLRPFLLRRRKSDPGIAPELPPKTETDRPVALSPEQVALYEAVVRELMADIAASDGMARRGRIVKLLTALKQICNHPAQYLKEPGGRSGKVELLDELLDTILAEGGAVLVFTQYVAMARLLEKHLAGRGIATQLLHGGTPVARREELVARFQEGAVPVFLLSLKAAGTGLNLTRADHVVHFDRWWNPAVEDQATDRAYRIGQTKPVQVHRLVAEGTVEDRIAAMLREKRALADAVLAGGEAALTELTDTELAELVELRSRG; this is encoded by the coding sequence ATGGTGGACGGGCTCGGGGAACTGCTGCGCGAACCGGACGGGTTCTGGGGGACCGCGGCCACGGCGGCGCTGCGGCTGGTCGCCGCGGGACGGCTGCTGCCGGGGGTGACCGCGGCCGGGTACGACGCCTGGCGCGCCGGGCCGCTCGAACCGGCCGAAGCCGCGTGGCTGCGCGACCTCGCGGCCGCGATGCCACCGGACGACCGGGCGCCGGAGCCGCTGCTGCGGGCGTTCCTCGACGCCGTCGCCGACACGCTGCCCCGCACGCCCGCCGCGGCGAAGGCAGCCGGGACGCGGCTGTTCGCCGCGGTCGCGCCGCAGCGGGCCGAGCCGCTGCGCGACTGGGCGGACGAGCTGGCCGCGGGCCTGGACTCGGGCATCCGGGTGTCGCTGCGGATCGAGGCGCCCGGTGGGTTCGGCGCCGGGCGCTACCGCGCGGTGGTGCAGGTGCACAGCCTGGCCGAGCCGGGGCAGCTCGCCGACGCGGCGGAGCTGTGGGAGACCGGCCGGTTCGGGCCGCGGGCGCGCATCGACGTCGTCCTGGCGCTGCGGCGGGGTGCGCAGGTCTGGCCGGCGCTGAGCCCGCTGCTGACCTCCGCGGTGCCCGGCGAGCTGGTGCTGGGCGAGGACGAGGTGACCGAGCTGGTCGCGGCCGCCGCCCCGCGGCTGGCGGCGGCCGGCATCGACGTGCACTGGCCGGCCGAGCTCGCGGGGTCGCTGACCGCGCGGGCCGTCGTCCGCGCCGGCGACGCACCGGGTGATCTGCCGTCGTTCTTCGGCGGCGGGCGGGCGCTGGAGTTCGACTGGCAGCTCGCCCTGGGCGGTGAGGTGCTGACCGAGGCGGAACTGGACGCGCTCGCCGAAGCCCGCCGTGCTGTGGTGCGGCTGCGCGACCGGTGGGTGCTGGTGGACCCGGCGCTGGCGGCGAAGGCGCGGGAGCGGGTGCTGAAGCCGTTGACGCCGGTCGACGCGCTCGGCGCGGTGCTGACCGGCACCACCGAGGTCGAGGGCGAAGTGGTCGAAGTCGTCACCGAGGGCTGGCTGGCGCGGTTGCGGGAACGGCTGTCCGCGCCGCCGGAGCCGGAGGTGCCCCCGGCCGGGCTGGCCGCGCGGCTGCGGGACTACCAGCTGCGCGGCCTGCAGTGGCTGGCCACCGTGACCGGCCTGGGGCTCGGTGGCTGCCTGGCCGACGACATGGGCCTGGGCAAGACGGTCACGCTGATCGCGCTGCACCTGCACCGCGCGTCGGGCCCGACGCTGGTGGTGTGCCCGGCGTCGCTGCTGGGCAACTGGGAACGCGAGATCCGCCGGTTCGCCCCCGGGGTGCCGGTGCGGCGCTTCCACGGCAGCGCCCGCTCGCTCGAGGACCTCGACGGGTTCGTGCTGACGACGTACGGCACGCTGCGCACCGATCCGGCGCCGCTGGCCGGGGTGCGGTGGGGGCTGCTGGTCGCCGACGAGGCCCAGCACGTGAAGAACCACCGCTCGGGCACGGCGAAGGCGTTGCGGCTGGTGCCGGCCGCGGCGCGGGTGGCGCTGACCGGCACGCCGGTGGAGAACACGCTCTCGGAGCTGTGGGCGATCCTCGACTGGTCGGCGCCCGGCCTGCTGGGATCGCTGCCGGAGTTCCGGGAGCGCTGGGCGAAGCCGATCGAGGCCGGGGACCCGGCGGCGGCCGAGCGGCTTTCGCGGCTGCTGCGGCCGTTCCTGCTGCGGCGGCGCAAGTCCGATCCCGGGATCGCGCCGGAGCTGCCGCCGAAGACCGAGACCGACCGGCCGGTGGCGCTGAGCCCGGAGCAGGTGGCGCTGTACGAGGCGGTCGTGCGGGAGCTGATGGCCGACATCGCCGCGAGCGACGGGATGGCCCGGCGCGGCCGGATCGTGAAGCTGCTGACCGCGCTCAAGCAGATCTGCAACCACCCGGCGCAGTACCTCAAGGAGCCCGGCGGCCGCTCGGGCAAGGTGGAGCTGCTCGACGAGCTGCTGGACACGATCCTCGCCGAGGGCGGCGCGGTGCTGGTGTTCACCCAGTACGTCGCCATGGCGCGGCTGCTCGAGAAGCACCTGGCCGGACGGGGGATCGCGACCCAGCTGCTGCACGGCGGCACGCCGGTGGCCCGCCGCGAGGAACTGGTCGCGCGGTTCCAGGAGGGCGCGGTGCCGGTGTTCCTGCTGTCGCTGAAGGCGGCCGGGACGGGGCTGAACCTCACGCGCGCCGACCACGTCGTGCACTTCGACCGCTGGTGGAACCCGGCGGTGGAGGACCAGGCGACCGACCGGGCGTACCGGATCGGGCAGACGAAACCGGTGCAGGTGCACCGGCTCGTCGCCGAGGGCACGGTCGAGGACCGGATCGCGGCGATGCTGCGGGAGAAGCGGGCGCTGGCGGACGCGGTGCTGGCCGGTGGCGAGGCGGCGTTGACGGAACTGACCGACACCGAGCTCGCGGAGCTCGTCGAGCTGAGGAGCCGCGGATGA
- a CDS encoding ABC transporter permease gives MRWAIEDGWTLTQRYLAQLARRPARLATVVAFPILMVLIFAYLLGGGMTVPGGGSYREFLMPGMFAMTMAFGLSGTMIAVLDDAAKGVTDRFRSLPMASSAVLTGRVAADLANAVLALAVLLGCGFAVGWRPHGSLGETLAAIGLLLLLRTALVWAGIYLGLLTSDPSMVTLAQTLEFPFGFLSSAFVATATMPAWLGTVAEWNPLSSTVTAARVLFGNPGAAGTSWVSTHPVLMAVVWPLVLLAVFVPLSVRRYERLGN, from the coding sequence ATGAGGTGGGCGATCGAAGACGGCTGGACGCTGACCCAGCGCTACCTCGCGCAGCTCGCGCGGCGCCCGGCCCGGCTGGCCACCGTGGTGGCGTTCCCGATCCTGATGGTGCTCATCTTCGCCTACCTGCTCGGCGGCGGCATGACCGTGCCCGGCGGCGGCTCCTACCGCGAGTTCCTGATGCCGGGGATGTTCGCCATGACCATGGCGTTCGGGTTGTCGGGCACGATGATCGCGGTGCTCGACGACGCGGCGAAGGGCGTCACCGACCGGTTCCGGTCGCTGCCGATGGCGTCGTCGGCGGTGCTGACCGGCCGGGTGGCCGCGGACCTGGCGAACGCGGTGCTCGCGCTGGCGGTGCTGCTGGGCTGCGGGTTCGCCGTCGGCTGGCGCCCGCACGGCTCCCTCGGCGAAACGCTGGCCGCGATCGGGCTGCTGCTCCTGCTGCGCACGGCGCTGGTGTGGGCGGGGATCTACCTGGGGCTGCTGACGTCGGACCCGTCGATGGTGACGCTCGCGCAGACCCTGGAGTTCCCGTTCGGGTTCCTCTCCAGCGCGTTCGTGGCGACCGCGACGATGCCGGCGTGGCTGGGAACCGTGGCGGAGTGGAACCCGTTGTCCTCGACGGTGACCGCCGCGCGGGTGCTGTTCGGCAACCCCGGCGCGGCCGGGACGTCCTGGGTGAGCACGCACCCGGTGCTGATGGCCGTGGTCTGGCCGCTGGTGCTGCTCGCGGTCTTCGTGCCGCTGTCCGTGCGCCGATACGAGAGGCTGGGGAACTGA